A region from the Pseudomonas sp. KU26590 genome encodes:
- the pdxH gene encoding pyridoxamine 5'-phosphate oxidase gives MSQRLADMRRNYAREGLTEAQSPEEPFALFHRWFNEAVETEQAPVEANAMTLATVDADGRPHCRVLLLKGLDAQGFTFFSNYESAKGQQMNDRPFAAMTFFWPSLERQVRIEGRVIKVSHEESDAYFQVRPLGSRLGAWASPQSRVIADREELEGLLKATEARFLDTQPDCPEHWGGYRLLADRIEFWQGRPSRLHDRLNYRLVEDAWQRERLAP, from the coding sequence ATGAGCCAGCGTCTGGCCGATATGCGTCGTAACTATGCCCGCGAAGGGTTGACTGAAGCCCAGTCTCCGGAAGAACCCTTCGCACTGTTTCATCGCTGGTTCAATGAAGCGGTAGAAACCGAGCAGGCGCCGGTCGAGGCCAACGCCATGACGCTGGCGACCGTCGACGCCGACGGCCGTCCGCACTGTCGGGTCCTGCTGCTTAAAGGTCTGGACGCTCAGGGTTTCACGTTCTTTTCGAACTACGAGAGCGCCAAAGGCCAGCAGATGAACGACCGTCCTTTTGCCGCCATGACGTTTTTCTGGCCCTCACTGGAACGTCAGGTGCGCATCGAAGGCCGTGTGATCAAGGTCAGCCACGAAGAATCCGACGCCTATTTTCAGGTACGCCCCCTCGGCAGCCGCCTGGGTGCCTGGGCATCGCCGCAAAGCCGGGTGATCGCCGACCGTGAAGAGCTCGAAGGCTTGCTCAAGGCCACCGAAGCGCGTTTCTTGGACACCCAGCCTGACTGTCCCGAACACTGGGGCGGCTATCGTCTGCTGGCGGATCGCATCGAATTCTGGCAGGGACGTCCAAGCCGTCTGCATGACCGCCTGAACTATCGTCTGGTTGAAGATGCGTGGCAGCGCGAGCGCCTCGCACCCTGA
- a CDS encoding LysR family transcriptional regulator encodes MSEMDDLAAFAMLVEANSFTLAAQWLDTSTSQLSKRISKLEKNFGVTLLHRTTRSLTLTSAGAILLPEARALLAQRDRVRDAMAYMSESLMGTVRLTVPVSLGETFFEGLLTEFAQTYPDVQVELDLNNHFRDMRRDGFDLGIRSSVGIDERLVAKPLLSLQELTCASPDYLARHGTPQTPEELRVHRCLLNSHHTGRESWTYHQKHELTRVNVRGTFASNHYGLLKKAALVGAGIARLPSYMVHEELKDGRLHWLLRDHQTPVSSLYLVHPFEGRLPRRVQVMADYLNEWFERSTAALEQL; translated from the coding sequence ATGAGCGAAATGGACGACCTGGCCGCGTTTGCGATGCTGGTGGAGGCCAATAGCTTCACCCTGGCCGCGCAATGGCTGGACACCAGTACCAGCCAACTGTCCAAGCGCATCAGCAAACTGGAAAAAAACTTCGGCGTGACGCTGCTCCATCGCACCACCCGCAGCCTGACGCTGACCTCGGCGGGCGCCATTCTCCTGCCCGAGGCCCGCGCGCTATTGGCCCAACGTGACCGCGTCCGCGACGCCATGGCCTACATGAGCGAAAGCCTGATGGGCACCGTGCGCCTGACCGTGCCGGTGTCATTGGGCGAAACCTTCTTCGAAGGCCTGCTCACCGAATTCGCCCAAACCTACCCCGACGTGCAGGTGGAACTGGACCTCAACAATCACTTCCGCGACATGCGCCGTGACGGCTTCGACCTGGGCATTCGTTCCAGCGTGGGCATCGACGAGCGCCTGGTGGCCAAGCCGTTGTTGTCCTTACAGGAACTGACCTGCGCCAGCCCGGACTACCTCGCTCGACACGGCACCCCGCAAACCCCGGAAGAACTTCGCGTCCACCGATGCCTGCTCAACAGCCACCACACTGGCCGCGAATCGTGGACCTACCACCAGAAACACGAACTGACCCGCGTCAACGTCCGCGGCACCTTCGCCAGCAATCACTACGGCCTCCTGAAAAAAGCCGCCCTCGTCGGCGCCGGCATCGCCCGCCTGCCGTCTTATATGGTGCATGAGGAACTGAAAGACGGGCGGCTGCACTGGTTGCTTCGCGACCACCAGACACCGGTGTCATCGCTGTACCTGGTCCACCCCTTTGAAGGACGACTGCCGAGGCGGGTACAAGTCATGGCTGATTACCTGAATGAATGGTTCGAGCGCAGCACTGCCGCGCTGGAACAGCTCTGA
- a CDS encoding NAD(P)/FAD-dependent oxidoreductase yields the protein MLRITEFKLPLDHADDELRPALLQRLAIGSDELLDFTLFKRSYDARKKSTELQFIYTVDFQVRDEAALLRRLSHDKHIGPAPDVSYKVVGHAPAGLSERPLVVGFGPCGIFAGLLLAQMGFKPIILERGTEVRQRTKDTWGLWRKNVLKPESNVQFGEGGAGTFSDGKLYSQIKDPKHIGRKVLHEFVKAGAPDEILYVSKPHIGTFRLTGVVENMRHQIEALGGEVRFQQRVTDVLIEDGQMQGVVLDSGERIDSRHVILALGHSARDTFRMLHGRGVFMEAKPFSVGFRIEHPQGLIDRARLGKYAGHPKLGAADYKLVHHAKNGRSVYSFCMCPGGTVVAATSEPNRVVTNGMSQYSRNERNANSGIVVGITPEQDYPGSPLAGIELQERLESHAYIMGGENYEAPAQLVGDFIAGKASTALGSVEPSYKPGVKLTDLADALPAFAIEAIREALPAFEKQIRGFSQHDAILTGIETRTSSPLRITRGEDMQSLNVKGLFPAGEGAGYAGGILSAGVDGIRIAEGLARSMLGITG from the coding sequence ATGTTACGAATCACCGAATTCAAACTGCCGCTGGACCACGCGGATGACGAACTGCGCCCTGCACTTCTGCAACGCCTGGCCATCGGCAGCGACGAGCTTCTGGATTTTACCCTGTTCAAGCGCAGCTACGATGCGCGCAAGAAATCCACCGAACTGCAGTTCATTTACACCGTCGACTTCCAGGTGCGCGACGAAGCCGCCCTGCTCCGCCGCCTGAGCCACGACAAACACATCGGCCCGGCCCCAGACGTCAGTTACAAGGTGGTGGGCCACGCCCCTGCCGGTCTGAGCGAGCGCCCGTTGGTGGTGGGCTTCGGCCCGTGCGGGATCTTCGCCGGCCTGTTGCTGGCGCAGATGGGCTTCAAGCCGATCATTCTGGAGCGCGGCACGGAAGTCCGTCAGCGCACCAAGGACACCTGGGGCCTGTGGCGCAAGAACGTGCTCAAGCCTGAGTCCAACGTGCAGTTCGGCGAGGGCGGCGCGGGGACGTTTTCCGACGGCAAGCTCTACAGCCAGATCAAAGACCCGAAACACATCGGCCGCAAGGTCTTGCACGAATTCGTCAAAGCCGGCGCGCCGGACGAGATTCTCTACGTCAGCAAGCCGCACATCGGCACCTTCCGGTTGACCGGCGTCGTCGAGAACATGCGTCATCAGATCGAAGCGCTGGGCGGCGAAGTGCGTTTTCAGCAGCGCGTCACTGATGTGCTGATCGAAGACGGCCAGATGCAGGGCGTCGTGCTCGACAGCGGCGAGCGCATCGACTCGCGGCACGTGATTCTGGCGCTGGGCCACAGCGCCCGCGACACCTTCCGCATGCTTCACGGGCGCGGCGTGTTCATGGAGGCCAAACCGTTCTCGGTCGGCTTCCGCATCGAGCACCCGCAAGGCTTGATCGACCGCGCACGGCTGGGCAAGTACGCCGGCCACCCCAAGCTTGGCGCTGCCGATTACAAGCTGGTGCACCACGCCAAAAACGGGCGTTCGGTGTACAGCTTCTGCATGTGCCCCGGTGGCACCGTGGTGGCGGCGACCTCGGAGCCCAACCGCGTGGTCACCAACGGCATGAGCCAGTATTCACGTAACGAGCGCAACGCCAACTCCGGCATTGTTGTGGGCATCACCCCCGAGCAGGATTATCCGGGCAGCCCGCTGGCAGGCATCGAACTGCAGGAGCGTCTGGAGTCCCATGCCTACATCATGGGCGGCGAAAACTACGAAGCCCCGGCGCAACTGGTGGGCGATTTCATCGCAGGCAAAGCCTCAACGGCACTGGGCAGCGTCGAACCTTCCTACAAGCCGGGCGTGAAGCTGACCGACCTCGCCGACGCGTTACCCGCCTTCGCCATCGAAGCCATTCGTGAGGCGCTGCCCGCATTCGAGAAGCAGATCAGAGGATTTTCGCAGCACGACGCAATCCTCACCGGCATCGAAACGCGCACTTCCTCGCCCCTGCGCATCACCCGAGGTGAAGACATGCAAAGCCTGAACGTCAAAGGCCTGTTCCCGGCGGGCGAAGGCGCAGGCTATGCCGGTGGCATCCTGTCGGCCGGCGTCGATGGTATTCGCATCGCCGAAGGCCTGGCCCGCAGCATGCTGGGTATCACTGGATAG
- a CDS encoding short chain dehydrogenase — protein MKILLIGASGTIGSAIEKELAPRHEIVRIGRTGADEHVDISDSDSIRKLFERTGPFDALICAAGNVTFAPLGEMTADSFALGLRDKLMGQVNLLLIGREFANDGASFTFTTGITSIDPIRTGAAASLVNGAIDAFVRAAAIEMPRGMRVNSVSPNVLVEAMGSYAPYFRGFKPVPAADVALAYAKSVEGLQTGQTYHVG, from the coding sequence ATGAAAATTCTATTGATAGGCGCCAGCGGCACCATCGGCTCGGCGATCGAGAAAGAGTTGGCGCCACGCCACGAGATCGTTCGCATCGGCAGAACCGGCGCAGACGAGCACGTCGATATTAGTGACAGCGACTCGATCCGCAAACTATTCGAACGGACAGGTCCTTTCGACGCATTGATTTGCGCCGCCGGGAATGTCACCTTCGCGCCGCTCGGCGAAATGACGGCCGATTCGTTCGCCCTGGGCCTGCGCGACAAGCTGATGGGGCAGGTCAATCTGTTGCTGATCGGCCGGGAATTTGCAAACGACGGCGCCTCGTTCACCTTCACCACCGGCATCACCAGCATCGACCCGATTCGCACCGGCGCGGCTGCCAGCCTGGTCAACGGCGCCATTGACGCTTTCGTGCGCGCTGCCGCCATCGAGATGCCGCGCGGCATGCGCGTCAATTCGGTCAGCCCCAACGTGCTGGTCGAAGCCATGGGCAGTTACGCGCCGTACTTCCGCGGCTTCAAGCCGGTTCCCGCAGCGGACGTCGCATTGGCGTACGCAAAAAGTGTCGAAGGGCTACAAACCGGACAGACGTATCACGTCGGCTAA
- a CDS encoding ABC transporter ATP-binding protein — translation MLQFDNVSTFYGKIQALHGVSIDVQQGEIVTLIGANGAGKSTLLMTLCGSPRAHSGSIRYMGEELVGLESSVIMRKSIAVVPEGRRVFARLTVEENLSMGGFFTDKADYQVQMDKVLELFPRLKERFNQRGGTMSGGEQQMLAIGRALMSKPKLLLLDEPSLGLAPIIIQQIFEIVEQLRRDGVTVFLVEQNANQALKIADRAYVLENGRVVMQGSGAELLVDPKVRDAYLGG, via the coding sequence ATGCTGCAGTTCGATAACGTTTCCACGTTTTACGGCAAGATCCAGGCATTGCACGGTGTCAGCATCGATGTGCAGCAGGGTGAGATTGTCACGCTGATCGGCGCCAATGGCGCGGGCAAGTCGACGCTGTTGATGACGCTGTGCGGTTCGCCGCGCGCACACAGTGGCAGCATCCGTTATATGGGTGAGGAGCTGGTGGGTCTGGAGTCGTCGGTGATCATGCGCAAGAGTATTGCGGTGGTGCCGGAGGGTCGTCGTGTGTTCGCGCGGCTGACGGTTGAGGAGAATCTGTCGATGGGCGGGTTCTTTACGGACAAGGCCGATTATCAGGTGCAGATGGATAAGGTGCTTGAGTTGTTCCCGCGTCTGAAGGAGCGTTTCAATCAGCGTGGCGGGACGATGTCCGGGGGCGAGCAGCAGATGCTGGCGATCGGGCGGGCGTTGATGAGCAAGCCGAAGTTGTTGTTGCTGGATGAGCCTTCGCTGGGTCTGGCGCCGATTATTATTCAGCAGATTTTCGAGATTGTTGAGCAGTTGCGGCGGGATGGGGTGACGGTGTTTCTGGTGGAGCAGAATGCGAATCAGGCGTTGAAGATCGCTGATCGTGCGTATGTTCTGGAGAATGGCCGGGTGGTGATGCAGGGGTCGGGGGCGGAGTTGTTGGTGGATCCGAAAGTGCGGGATGCTTATCTCGGCGGTTGA
- the livG gene encoding high-affinity branched-chain amino acid ABC transporter ATP-binding protein LivG, translating into MSRPLLQASGLCMRFGGLLAVNGVGLTVNEKQVVSMIGPNGAGKTTVFNCLTGFYKPTSGTILLDGEPIQGLAGHEIARKGVVRTFQNVRLFKEMTAVENLLVAQHRHLNTNFLSGLFKTPAYRKSEREAMEYAEHWLEAVDLKEFANRPAGTLAYGQQRRLEIARCMMTRPRILMLDEPAAGLNPKETEDLKALIGVLRNEHNATVLLIEHDMKLVMSISDHIVVINQGTPLADGTPEQIRDNPEVIKAYLGEA; encoded by the coding sequence ATGAGCCGTCCACTTCTGCAAGCGTCCGGCTTGTGCATGCGCTTTGGCGGTCTGCTGGCCGTCAACGGCGTCGGCCTGACCGTCAACGAGAAGCAGGTCGTGTCGATGATCGGCCCGAACGGCGCCGGCAAGACCACTGTTTTCAACTGCCTGACCGGTTTCTACAAACCCACCTCTGGCACGATTCTGCTGGACGGCGAGCCGATTCAGGGCCTGGCCGGTCATGAAATCGCCCGTAAAGGCGTGGTGCGTACGTTCCAGAACGTGCGCCTGTTCAAGGAAATGACGGCGGTGGAAAACCTGCTGGTCGCCCAGCATCGCCACCTCAACACCAACTTCCTGTCCGGTTTGTTCAAGACCCCGGCGTATCGCAAAAGCGAGCGTGAGGCGATGGAGTACGCCGAGCATTGGCTGGAAGCGGTGGATTTGAAGGAATTCGCCAACCGTCCTGCCGGCACGCTGGCGTATGGTCAGCAACGCCGTCTGGAAATCGCCCGCTGCATGATGACGCGTCCGCGCATCCTGATGCTCGACGAACCGGCGGCCGGTCTGAACCCGAAAGAAACCGAAGATTTGAAAGCGCTGATCGGCGTGTTGCGCAACGAGCACAACGCGACGGTGCTGCTGATCGAGCACGACATGAAGCTGGTCATGAGCATTTCCGACCATATCGTGGTGATCAATCAGGGCACGCCGCTGGCCGATGGCACGCCCGAGCAGATCCGTGACAATCCTGAAGTGATCAAAGCCTATCTGGGGGAAGCGTAA
- a CDS encoding COG3650 family protein, giving the protein MSAARSALMFALLPLFAGCQLMPMSSNDSKVSTAGMIRMQGTLSGDGGKLFFVPCNEQRRYAVTDKGNTGVLQEAASVVDKNGKAFADVRGNFVASKAQGSDGQGDIYQLYRVERPSGACEDPNFKRLTIHASGNGPKWNLNASGKGLVLEREGKEPFAVPYMEEQMPEGRFNLITDANNQHVELYVAPLRCVDPSNGSVQHLTAELRVNGQVQRGCAYFGAMRND; this is encoded by the coding sequence ATGTCCGCTGCTCGTTCCGCCCTGATGTTCGCCTTGTTGCCCCTGTTTGCCGGCTGCCAGTTGATGCCCATGTCTTCCAATGACAGCAAGGTGTCGACGGCCGGCATGATCCGCATGCAGGGCACCCTCAGCGGTGATGGCGGCAAACTGTTCTTCGTCCCGTGCAACGAACAGCGCCGCTATGCAGTGACCGACAAGGGCAACACCGGTGTCTTGCAGGAAGCCGCTTCGGTGGTGGACAAGAATGGCAAGGCGTTCGCCGATGTACGCGGCAACTTCGTGGCGAGCAAAGCCCAGGGCAGTGACGGTCAGGGCGACATTTACCAGCTCTATCGCGTCGAGCGCCCGAGCGGTGCCTGCGAGGACCCCAACTTCAAGCGCCTGACGATTCATGCCAGCGGCAACGGTCCGAAATGGAACCTCAACGCCAGCGGCAAGGGTCTGGTGCTTGAGCGCGAAGGCAAAGAGCCTTTCGCCGTGCCGTACATGGAAGAGCAGATGCCCGAGGGCCGCTTCAACCTGATCACCGACGCCAACAATCAGCACGTCGAACTCTACGTCGCGCCGCTGCGCTGTGTGGACCCGTCGAACGGTTCGGTGCAGCATTTGACCGCCGAGTTGCGGGTCAATGGCCAGGTTCAGCGCGGTTGCGCGTACTTTGGTGCAATGCGCAACGATTGA
- a CDS encoding glycine zipper 2TM domain-containing protein, whose protein sequence is MRKSVLLVASFTAMALTLGGCTSSLTGDSYSRDEARQVQTVRLGTIESLRPVKIEGTKTPIGAGAGAIVGGVGGSAIGGGRGSIVTAVIGAVAGGLLGSAAEGGLTRAQGVEITVREDDGTMRAYVQEVQENEIFRVGERVRIMTVNGTSRVSH, encoded by the coding sequence ATGCGCAAGTCTGTTCTGTTGGTTGCTTCGTTCACCGCCATGGCGCTGACGCTGGGCGGCTGTACTTCAAGCCTCACCGGCGACTCGTACTCGCGCGACGAAGCTCGTCAGGTGCAGACCGTACGCCTGGGCACGATCGAATCGCTGCGTCCGGTGAAGATTGAAGGCACCAAAACCCCGATCGGCGCCGGTGCCGGTGCCATCGTCGGTGGCGTGGGTGGCAGCGCCATCGGTGGGGGCCGCGGCAGCATCGTGACAGCCGTCATCGGTGCGGTCGCCGGTGGTCTGTTGGGTTCAGCAGCGGAAGGCGGCCTGACCCGTGCTCAAGGCGTCGAGATTACCGTGCGCGAAGACGACGGCACCATGCGTGCTTATGTGCAGGAAGTTCAGGAAAACGAGATCTTCCGTGTGGGTGAGCGCGTTCGCATCATGACCGTCAACGGTACCAGTCGCGTCAGCCATTAA